One Fontisphaera persica DNA window includes the following coding sequences:
- a CDS encoding glycosyltransferase family 4 protein produces the protein MSPPTGTTVLSTAPPRRIGFISTRFHGSDGVTLEARKWARILEDMGHTCYWMAGLLDAPPERSHTAPLAFFNHPEVLEVQKHLFGVTRRPRSVTDKIHALKEQLKDEIYRFIEKFQLEVLVPENIMAIPMHIPLGLAMAEVIAETGIPTIAHHHDFAWERERFVVSAVNDYLRAAFPGALPGIEHVVINSMAQKELARRCGLGSTIIPNVLEFEKPPPPMDDYNADLRREIGLAETDWMILQPTRVVARKGIEHAVDLVRRLKDPRAKLVISHPAGDEGNAYLSMLMDRIHDAGIDVRFIADRVGEQRGRNAAGQKVYTLYDVYQHADLVTYPSYYEGFGNAFLEAIYFGKPVVVNLYAVYARDIDPLGFKTIEMSNLVTREIVEQTREILENRALRESWAATNYQLGLKYFSYTVARRKLVARLANLFGEAI, from the coding sequence ATGTCCCCCCCGACCGGCACCACGGTATTGAGCACGGCGCCCCCCCGGCGCATTGGTTTCATTTCCACCCGCTTTCACGGCAGTGACGGGGTGACCCTGGAGGCGCGCAAATGGGCGCGCATCCTGGAGGACATGGGCCACACCTGTTATTGGATGGCCGGGCTGCTGGATGCGCCGCCCGAGCGCAGCCACACGGCGCCGCTGGCCTTTTTCAATCACCCCGAAGTGCTGGAGGTGCAAAAGCACCTGTTTGGGGTGACGCGGCGGCCGCGGAGCGTGACCGATAAAATCCACGCGCTGAAAGAGCAGTTGAAGGATGAAATCTACCGGTTCATCGAAAAATTTCAGCTCGAGGTGCTGGTGCCGGAAAACATCATGGCCATTCCCATGCACATCCCGCTGGGGCTGGCCATGGCGGAGGTCATTGCGGAGACGGGCATTCCCACCATTGCGCATCACCATGATTTTGCCTGGGAGCGCGAGCGTTTTGTGGTGAGCGCCGTGAATGATTACCTGCGGGCCGCCTTTCCCGGCGCCCTGCCGGGCATCGAGCATGTGGTCATCAACAGCATGGCCCAGAAAGAACTGGCCCGGCGATGCGGGCTAGGCTCCACCATCATTCCCAATGTGCTGGAATTTGAAAAACCCCCGCCGCCCATGGATGATTACAACGCGGACCTGCGCCGGGAAATCGGGCTGGCGGAGACAGACTGGATGATCCTGCAGCCCACGCGGGTGGTGGCGCGCAAGGGCATCGAGCACGCGGTGGATTTGGTGCGCCGACTGAAGGATCCCCGCGCCAAGCTGGTCATCTCCCATCCCGCCGGCGATGAAGGCAATGCCTACCTCTCCATGCTCATGGATCGCATCCATGACGCCGGCATTGACGTGCGGTTTATTGCGGACCGGGTGGGAGAACAGCGGGGCCGCAATGCCGCCGGCCAGAAGGTGTACACGCTCTATGACGTGTACCAGCACGCGGACCTGGTCACCTACCCCAGCTACTACGAGGGCTTTGGCAACGCCTTCCTGGAGGCCATTTATTTCGGCAAGCCCGTGGTGGTCAACCTCTACGCGGTCTATGCCCGTGACATTGACCCCCTGGGTTTCAAGACCATCGAAATGTCCAATCTGGTCACCCGCGAGATTGTGGAGCAAACGCGCGAAATCCTGGAAAACCGGGCGCTGCGCGAGAGCTGGGCGGCCACCAATTATCAGTTGGGGCTGAAGTATTTTTCTTACACCGTGGCCCGCCGCAAGCTGGTGGCCCGCCTGGCCAACCTGTTTGGCGAAGCCATTTGA
- a CDS encoding lipoate--protein ligase family protein, giving the protein MCATPSLWYYLPCALHEPAFNMALDEALLRAAPALGRPVLRFYGWSAPAATFGFFQKMADLERATPLRPLIRRPTGGGLVPHDADWTYSLAVPPSEAWYHLRAAQSYQRMHQWIQGALQRLGIATELAPQRREELPGQCFAGYEQFDLLRHGRKIAGAAQRRTREGLLIQGSLQPPPRGLARGDWENAMLAHAAEHWQVRWEELKLPPALLEAAQQLAATKYGCAAYNARR; this is encoded by the coding sequence ATGTGTGCCACCCCCTCCCTCTGGTATTATCTGCCGTGCGCCCTGCATGAACCCGCCTTCAACATGGCGCTGGACGAAGCCCTCCTGCGCGCTGCGCCGGCGCTGGGGCGGCCGGTGCTGCGCTTTTATGGCTGGAGTGCGCCCGCGGCCACGTTCGGCTTTTTCCAGAAAATGGCCGACCTCGAGCGCGCCACGCCGCTGCGTCCGCTCATCCGCCGCCCCACTGGCGGCGGCCTGGTGCCCCATGATGCCGACTGGACTTACAGCCTGGCGGTGCCGCCGTCAGAGGCCTGGTACCACTTGCGCGCGGCGCAAAGCTATCAGCGCATGCACCAATGGATTCAGGGCGCCCTGCAACGCCTCGGCATCGCCACCGAGCTGGCCCCCCAGCGCCGCGAGGAATTGCCCGGCCAATGCTTCGCTGGCTATGAGCAATTTGATTTGTTGCGCCACGGCCGCAAAATCGCCGGCGCCGCCCAGCGCCGCACGCGGGAAGGGTTGCTCATCCAGGGCTCGTTGCAGCCGCCGCCGCGAGGACTGGCCCGTGGGGACTGGGAAAACGCCATGCTCGCCCATGCCGCGGAACACTGGCAGGTGCGCTGGGAGGAATTGAAACTGCCCCCGGCGTTGCTTGAGGCGGCCCAGCAACTGGCCGCCACCAAATACGGCTGCGCCGCTTACAATGCCCGGCGGTGA
- the nth gene encoding endonuclease III — protein sequence MPRAAFSPKESPAALARRVQAICAALRATYPDAHCELNYSNPLELLIATILSAQCTDVRVNQVTATLFQKYRTAADYARVPQAELEKDIQSTGFYRNKARNIQAACRALVERHGGEVPRTMEALTALAGVGRKTANVVLGNAFGLNEGIVVDTHVSRLAARLKLTRETDPEKIERDLMQLVPRADWTLFSHWLIWHGRRRCRARKPDCAHCEIRALCPSAAQG from the coding sequence ATGCCTCGTGCCGCCTTCAGTCCCAAGGAATCGCCCGCCGCGCTGGCCCGCCGCGTCCAGGCCATCTGCGCGGCCTTGCGCGCCACCTATCCCGACGCCCACTGCGAGCTGAATTACTCAAATCCCCTCGAGTTGCTCATCGCCACCATCCTTTCCGCGCAATGTACCGATGTGCGCGTCAACCAGGTGACGGCCACGCTTTTCCAAAAGTACCGCACTGCCGCCGATTATGCGCGCGTCCCGCAGGCGGAGCTGGAAAAAGACATCCAAAGCACCGGCTTTTATCGCAACAAAGCCAGAAACATCCAGGCGGCCTGCCGCGCCCTGGTGGAGCGGCATGGCGGGGAGGTGCCGCGCACCATGGAGGCATTGACCGCCCTGGCCGGCGTGGGCCGCAAGACCGCCAACGTGGTGCTGGGCAATGCCTTCGGCCTCAATGAGGGCATCGTGGTGGATACGCACGTGAGCCGCCTGGCGGCCCGGTTGAAGCTTACGCGCGAAACTGACCCCGAAAAAATCGAACGCGACCTCATGCAGCTTGTGCCGCGTGCGGACTGGACGTTGTTCAGCCACTGGCTCATCTGGCACGGCCGCCGCCGTTGCCGCGCGCGCAAACCGGATTGCGCGCATTGCGAAATTCGCGCCCTCTGTCCCAGCGCGGCTCAAGGGTAA
- a CDS encoding uracil-DNA glycosylase: MNGYQQLLEATIAHLEDLRRRGQSWVLVKPETLAALAKPPPAAPRRPAAAAPPPPPTSPVPPSPPARHAPAPPPAPPPRLPQLPAGALGFLTVAPAGPSAASTADEPDTGDRELAVAALRTQVLACVKCPHLVRTRRSVVFGVGNIYADLMFVGEAPGADEDAQGEPFVGAAGQLLTKMIQTMGLRRQDVFIANVLKCRPDTPGQTSGNRKPTPQEMVTCLPWLHQQIDLIRPKVLVALGATALEGLTQQRVSITKERGVWRDYRGIPLMPTYHPAYLLRNQSLAAKRQVWEDLLQVMEKLGLPISDKQRQYFLKK, translated from the coding sequence GTGAACGGCTATCAACAGCTTCTGGAAGCCACCATCGCCCATTTGGAAGACCTGCGCCGGCGCGGGCAATCTTGGGTGCTGGTCAAGCCTGAGACCCTTGCCGCGCTGGCCAAACCCCCGCCCGCCGCGCCGCGCCGTCCAGCGGCGGCCGCTCCGCCTCCACCGCCAACATCACCGGTGCCGCCTTCACCGCCGGCGCGGCACGCGCCAGCGCCTCCGCCTGCGCCTCCGCCGCGCCTGCCTCAGCTTCCCGCGGGCGCGCTGGGTTTCTTGACCGTGGCCCCGGCCGGCCCTTCGGCTGCTTCCACCGCGGACGAGCCTGATACTGGAGACCGCGAGCTGGCGGTGGCGGCCCTGCGCACCCAGGTGCTGGCCTGCGTCAAATGCCCGCACCTGGTCCGGACCCGCCGTAGCGTGGTTTTCGGCGTGGGCAACATTTACGCGGATTTGATGTTTGTGGGGGAGGCGCCAGGCGCCGATGAAGACGCGCAGGGCGAGCCTTTTGTGGGCGCTGCCGGCCAGTTGCTCACCAAAATGATTCAAACCATGGGCTTGCGCCGTCAGGACGTATTCATTGCCAATGTGCTCAAATGCCGGCCGGATACTCCCGGCCAGACCAGCGGCAACCGCAAGCCCACCCCGCAGGAAATGGTCACCTGCCTGCCGTGGCTGCATCAGCAAATTGACCTGATCCGGCCCAAAGTGCTGGTGGCCCTGGGCGCCACGGCTTTGGAGGGCCTCACCCAGCAAAGAGTTTCCATCACCAAGGAGCGCGGCGTCTGGCGGGATTACCGCGGCATTCCGCTCATGCCCACCTATCACCCCGCCTACCTGTTGCGCAACCAATCCCTGGCGGCCAAACGCCAAGTCTGGGAGGATTTGTTGCAGGTCATGGAAAAACTCGGCCTGCCCATCAGCGACAAGCAGCGCCAGTACTTTTTGAAGAAATAG